One region of Babylonia areolata isolate BAREFJ2019XMU chromosome 29, ASM4173473v1, whole genome shotgun sequence genomic DNA includes:
- the LOC143274713 gene encoding Na(+)/citrate cotransporter-like isoform X2 produces the protein MEVGQRNFAGSKTRRTLQRMRSVLSDLLVMKSPLVVFVALLAYLPLPLIVEGKESRCGYVLLVMATLWLTEAVSIPVTALLPVILFPIAGVLTAADVGRSYLSNTSLLFIGGLVVAIGVEECHLHKRVALTVLRRVGADPKWIMLGLMLPTWFLSMWISNTATASMMIPIVEAVLVQIRHASDHSQGSGSKSDTEGSTQTEDEPDEKVTFLPNNHTPADRHEESFRVEIHPSKPEPLKRPSGEAQSQTSSERKKNKKKKLQEEEGEEGDQKAREAQHCRLAKALSLCIAYSANVGGIATLTGTPPNLVLKGQVDMFFDKYGGSSPLSFVEWMGLGVPLSLLLLGFCWLWLVLVFMDRCCGQVGDDQKQAVRTTIQEEYRAMGPISFSEVETLVLFVFLALIWITRDPKFVPGWAVLFEDGYISDATGAILVAMLFFILPARKPRVFCWRSQKEVQAEGYVPLLTWKRAQEKLPWGIIILLGGGFALAKGCKISGLSLWMGQQLSAFGDLDPWLLNLIICTAVAMATEVTSNVATATLLMPIVAELAVRIGVNPLYLMSSSALATSFAFMMPVATPPNAIVFSHGHLSIPDMAKVGFVMNLVAVAVLTLAVNTWGDAIFGFSTLPDVMTNVTLRVTSPPAP, from the exons ATGGAGGTCGGACAAAGGAATTTCGCCGGAAGCAAAACCCGACGAACGTTACAACGCATGCGCAGTGTGCTGAGCGACCTGTTGGTGATGAAGAGCCCTCTGGTGGTGTTTGTGGCGCTGTTGGCTTACCTGCCCCTGCCCCTCATCGTGGAAGGGAAG GAGAGTCGCTGTGGCTACGTGCTGCTGGTGATGGCCACCCTGTGGCTGACGGAGGCCGTGTCCATCCCCGTGACGGCCCTGCTGCCCGTCATCCTCTTTCCCATCGCCGGGGTCCTCACCGCAGCAGACGTCGGTCGCAGCTACCTCAGT AACACGTCCCTGCTGTTCATCGGAGGTCTGGTGGTGGCCATCGGGGTGGAGGAATGCCATTTGCATAAACGGGTGGCCTTGACCGTGCTCAGACGGGTGGGGGCGGACCCGAAATG GATCATGCTGGGATTGATGTTGCCCACGTGGTTCCTCTCCATGTGGATCTCCAACACCGCCACGGCCTCCATGATGATTCCCATTGTAGAGGCCGTCCTAGTGCAGATCCGGCACGCCTCAG ACCACAGCCAAGGTTCTGGCAGTAAAAGCGACACAGAGGGATCCACCCAGACGGAAGACGAACCTGATGAGAAGGTCACTTTTTTACCCAATAACCACACCCCGGCTGATCGCCACGAGGAGTCTTTCCGGGTAGAAATCCACCCGTCGAAGCCAGAGCCGTTGAAaag GCCCTCAGGGGAGGCCCAAAGTCAGACCAGCAgcgagaggaagaagaacaagaagaagaagctgcaggaggaggagggggaggagggcgacCAGAAGGCCAGGGAGGCCCAGCACTGCAGACTGGCCAAGGCCCTCAGCCTGTGCATCGCCTACTCCGCCAACGTGGGCGGCATCGCCACCCTGACGGGCACCCCGCCCAACCTGGTGCTCAAGGGGCAGGTGGACAT GTTTTTCGACAAGTATGGCGGATCGTCCCCTCTGTCATTCGTGGAGTGGATGGGGCTGGGCGTCCCGCTGTCTCTGCTCCTGTTggggttctgctggctgtggctggTCCTCGTCTTCATGGACAG GTGCTGTGGCCAGGTGGGTGATGACCAGAAGCAGGCAGTGAGGACCACCATTCAGGAGGAGTACAGAGCTATGGGACCTATATC gtTTTCAGAGGTGGAGACACTGGTGCTGTTCGTGTTTCTGGCCCTCATCTGGATCACCAGGGACCCCAAGTTCGTGCCTGGCTGGGCCGTGCTCTTTGAGGATGG TTACATCAGTGACGCCACAGGCGCCATCTTGGTGGCCATGTTGTTCTTCATCCTGCCCGCCAGAAAGCCCCGCGTCTTCTGCTGGAGGTCACAGAAAG AGGTGCAGGCGGAGGGCTACGTGCCGCTTCTGACGTGGAAGAGGGCTCAGGAGAAGCTGCCCTGGGGCATCATCATCCTGCTGGGAGGGGGCTTCGCCCTGGCCAAGGGTTGCAAG ATTTCGGGTCTGTCGCTTTGGATGGGGCAGCAATTGTCTGCCTTTGGTGACCTTGACCCCTGGCTCTTGAATCTCATTATCTGCACTGCTGTCGCCATGGCAACCGAGGTCACCAGCAATGTGGCCACAGCGACCTTGTTGATGCCCATCGTGGCggaactg gcagtcCGGATCGGCGTGAACCCCCTGTACCTGATGTCGTCGTCAGCGCTGGCCACGTCCTTCGCCTTCATGATGCCTGTGGCCACGCCCCCCAACGCCATCGTGTTTTCTCATGGCCACCTCTCCATTCCGGACatg gcTAAAGTGGGTTTCGTGATGAACCTAGTCGCCGTGGCCGTGCTGACGTTAGCGGTGAACACCTGGGGTGACGCCATCTTCGGGTTTTCGACACTCCCTGACGTCATGACCAACGTCACGCTCCGTGTcacctcccctcccgccccctga
- the LOC143274713 gene encoding Na(+)/citrate cotransporter-like isoform X1, with product MEVGQRNFAGSKTRRTLQRMRSVLSDLLVMKSPLVVFVALLAYLPLPLIVEGKESRCGYVLLVMATLWLTEAVSIPVTALLPVILFPIAGVLTAADVGRSYLSNTSLLFIGGLVVAIGVEECHLHKRVALTVLRRVGADPKWIMLGLMLPTWFLSMWISNTATASMMIPIVEAVLVQIRHASDHSQGSGSKSDTEGSTQTEDEPDEKVTFLPNNHTPADRHEESFRVEIHPSKPEPLKRPSGEAQSQTSSERKKNKKKKLQEEEGEEGDQKAREAQHCRLAKALSLCIAYSANVGGIATLTGTPPNLVLKGQVDMFFDKYGGSSPLSFVEWMGLGVPLSLLLLGFCWLWLVLVFMDRCCGQVGDDQKQAVRTTIQEEYRAMGPISFSEVETLVLFVFLALIWITRDPKFVPGWAVLFEDGYISDATGAILVAMLFFILPARKPRVFCWRSQKVVTEVQAEGYVPLLTWKRAQEKLPWGIIILLGGGFALAKGCKISGLSLWMGQQLSAFGDLDPWLLNLIICTAVAMATEVTSNVATATLLMPIVAELAVRIGVNPLYLMSSSALATSFAFMMPVATPPNAIVFSHGHLSIPDMAKVGFVMNLVAVAVLTLAVNTWGDAIFGFSTLPDVMTNVTLRVTSPPAP from the exons ATGGAGGTCGGACAAAGGAATTTCGCCGGAAGCAAAACCCGACGAACGTTACAACGCATGCGCAGTGTGCTGAGCGACCTGTTGGTGATGAAGAGCCCTCTGGTGGTGTTTGTGGCGCTGTTGGCTTACCTGCCCCTGCCCCTCATCGTGGAAGGGAAG GAGAGTCGCTGTGGCTACGTGCTGCTGGTGATGGCCACCCTGTGGCTGACGGAGGCCGTGTCCATCCCCGTGACGGCCCTGCTGCCCGTCATCCTCTTTCCCATCGCCGGGGTCCTCACCGCAGCAGACGTCGGTCGCAGCTACCTCAGT AACACGTCCCTGCTGTTCATCGGAGGTCTGGTGGTGGCCATCGGGGTGGAGGAATGCCATTTGCATAAACGGGTGGCCTTGACCGTGCTCAGACGGGTGGGGGCGGACCCGAAATG GATCATGCTGGGATTGATGTTGCCCACGTGGTTCCTCTCCATGTGGATCTCCAACACCGCCACGGCCTCCATGATGATTCCCATTGTAGAGGCCGTCCTAGTGCAGATCCGGCACGCCTCAG ACCACAGCCAAGGTTCTGGCAGTAAAAGCGACACAGAGGGATCCACCCAGACGGAAGACGAACCTGATGAGAAGGTCACTTTTTTACCCAATAACCACACCCCGGCTGATCGCCACGAGGAGTCTTTCCGGGTAGAAATCCACCCGTCGAAGCCAGAGCCGTTGAAaag GCCCTCAGGGGAGGCCCAAAGTCAGACCAGCAgcgagaggaagaagaacaagaagaagaagctgcaggaggaggagggggaggagggcgacCAGAAGGCCAGGGAGGCCCAGCACTGCAGACTGGCCAAGGCCCTCAGCCTGTGCATCGCCTACTCCGCCAACGTGGGCGGCATCGCCACCCTGACGGGCACCCCGCCCAACCTGGTGCTCAAGGGGCAGGTGGACAT GTTTTTCGACAAGTATGGCGGATCGTCCCCTCTGTCATTCGTGGAGTGGATGGGGCTGGGCGTCCCGCTGTCTCTGCTCCTGTTggggttctgctggctgtggctggTCCTCGTCTTCATGGACAG GTGCTGTGGCCAGGTGGGTGATGACCAGAAGCAGGCAGTGAGGACCACCATTCAGGAGGAGTACAGAGCTATGGGACCTATATC gtTTTCAGAGGTGGAGACACTGGTGCTGTTCGTGTTTCTGGCCCTCATCTGGATCACCAGGGACCCCAAGTTCGTGCCTGGCTGGGCCGTGCTCTTTGAGGATGG TTACATCAGTGACGCCACAGGCGCCATCTTGGTGGCCATGTTGTTCTTCATCCTGCCCGCCAGAAAGCCCCGCGTCTTCTGCTGGAGGTCACAGAAAG TTGTGACAGAGGTGCAGGCGGAGGGCTACGTGCCGCTTCTGACGTGGAAGAGGGCTCAGGAGAAGCTGCCCTGGGGCATCATCATCCTGCTGGGAGGGGGCTTCGCCCTGGCCAAGGGTTGCAAG ATTTCGGGTCTGTCGCTTTGGATGGGGCAGCAATTGTCTGCCTTTGGTGACCTTGACCCCTGGCTCTTGAATCTCATTATCTGCACTGCTGTCGCCATGGCAACCGAGGTCACCAGCAATGTGGCCACAGCGACCTTGTTGATGCCCATCGTGGCggaactg gcagtcCGGATCGGCGTGAACCCCCTGTACCTGATGTCGTCGTCAGCGCTGGCCACGTCCTTCGCCTTCATGATGCCTGTGGCCACGCCCCCCAACGCCATCGTGTTTTCTCATGGCCACCTCTCCATTCCGGACatg gcTAAAGTGGGTTTCGTGATGAACCTAGTCGCCGTGGCCGTGCTGACGTTAGCGGTGAACACCTGGGGTGACGCCATCTTCGGGTTTTCGACACTCCCTGACGTCATGACCAACGTCACGCTCCGTGTcacctcccctcccgccccctga